In Vigna radiata var. radiata cultivar VC1973A chromosome 3, Vradiata_ver6, whole genome shotgun sequence, the following proteins share a genomic window:
- the LOC106757240 gene encoding protein YIPF5 homolog, translating into MANKEFKVPPVAFPSAGNPGGAAPNLQQRRMPAPPFQPNSGIPFMSFDIGSATASTSSGPIYAGPSIGGGGSANFDDEEPLLDELGIHPDQIWSKIRSVLNPFRVNHTVHKDSDLSGPILLYMSFCLFQLLAGKIQFGVILGWIVVSSIFLYFVFNMLAGRTGNLDLHTCTSVVGYCMLPVVIFSALSLFLPVDGVIRLSVAAIFVLWATRASTGLVVSLADGGDEHRGLIAYASFLIYTLFSLLVIF; encoded by the coding sequence ATGGCCAATAAAGAGTTCAAAGTCCCGCCGGTGGCTTTCCCCTCCGCCGGAAATCCCGGCGGCGCGGCACCAAACCTCCAGCAGCGTCGCATGCCTGCTCCGCCGTTCCAACCGAACTCTGGCATTCCATTCATGTCCTTCGATATAGGTTCCGCCACGGCGTCGACCTCCTCGGGACCAATCTACGCTGGCCCCTCCATTGGGGGCGGTGGCTCCGCCAACTTCGACGATGAGGAACCCCTTCTCGACGAGCTCGGGATCCACCCAGACCAAATCTGGAGCAAAATCAGATCTGTTCTGAACCCGTTTCGCGTCAACCACACGGTTCACAAAGACTCGGATCTATCAGGTCCAATCCTCCTCTACATGTCATTTTGCCTCTTCCAATTGCTCGCGGGAAAGATCCAATTTGGCGTGATCCTGGGCTGGATCGTGGTCTCTTCCATTTTCCTTTATTTCGTTTTCAATATGCTAGCCGGTCGAACAGGTAATCTCGACCTGCACACCTGCACCAGTGTCGTCGGTTACTGTATGTTGCCGGTGGTTATTTTCTCCGCGCTCTCGCTCTTCTTGCCAGTGGATGGGGTCATTCGCCTTTCGGTCGCTGCGATTTTCGTGCTGTGGGCCACGAGGGCTTCCACGGGTCTCGTCGTTTCGCTCGCTGATGGAGGTGATGAACATCGAGGATTGATTGCGTACGCGTCTTTCTTGATTTACACTTTGTTTTCGTTGCTTGTCATATTCTAG
- the LOC106757167 gene encoding F-box/LRR-repeat protein At1g67190, protein MDHIPVEVIGNILSLLGSARDVVVASATCKKWKEAWRSHLHSLSFNFSDWPPYNDYSSARLEILITQTIFQTKALQFLTIFMDDEREFSAAPVIAWLMYTRDSLRQLHYNVRTTPSFNIIEKCSRHRLEVLALARNSIIGVEPGYLKFPCLKSLSLSFVSISALDLSLLMSSCPKLETLAMVSPDIAISDSQASLELTSLSLKDFHLELFSSDKFILEVDLLEKIHLKECTFEIFELVGKGTLKALKIDDVNVIHLDIVDSTENLEIIDVCNFTIMWPKFYHMISKASKLYKLRLWGVVFDDEDEVVDIETISVCFPLLTHLSLSYDLRDGVLHYGLQGLSCLMNVVVLELGWTVISDLFSVWVAGLLEGCPNLKKLVVHGHVSEVKTHEECQILSRFSEFILQLGRKYGHVKFEFEYE, encoded by the coding sequence ATGGACCACATTCCTGTGGAAGTGATCGGTAACATATTGTCTCTTCTCGGCTCTGCTCGGGATGTAGTGGTTGCTTCTGCAACTTGCAAGAAATGGAAAGAAGCATGGCGCAGTCATCTCCACagtctttctttcaattttagtgATTGGCCTCCCTATAATGACTATTCCTCTGCCAGGTTGGAAATACTCATCACTCAGACCATTTTTCAAACCAAGGCACTGCAGTTTTTGACCATTTTCATGGATGATGAGCGTGAGTTCTCTGCCGCCCCCGTCATTGCTTGGCTTATGTATACTAGGGATTCCTTGCGCCAATTGCATTACAATGTAAGGACTACCCCTAGTTTCAACATCATCGAGAAATGCAGCAGGCACAGGCTGGAGGTGCTGGCATTGGCTCGCAATTCCATCATTGGGGTTGAGCCAGGTTATTTGAAGTTTCCTTGCTTGAAGTCGCTTTCGTTGAGTTTTGTTAGCATCTCGGCGTTGGATTTGAGCCTTCTGATGTCGTCTTGTCCAAAGCTTGAAACATTGGCTATGGTTAGTCCAGATATTGCAATATCAGATTCTCAGGCTTCTTTGGAGCTTACCAGTCTTTCTTTGAAGGATTTCCACCTTGAATTGTTTAGCTCGGATAAGTTTATATTGGAGGTGGATTTGCTCGAGAAAATTCATTTGAAAGAATGTACCTTTGAGATTTTTGAGCTGGTTGGAAAGGGGACACTGAAAGCGTTGAAAATTGATGACGTGAATGTCATCCATCTCGATATTGTGGATAGTACGGAGAACCTTGAGATTATAGATGTTTGTAACTTCACAATCATGTGGCCAAAGTTTTATCACATGATCTCAAAAGCCTCAAAGTTATATAAGCTTCGGCTGTGGGgtgttgtttttgatgatgaggatgaggTTGTTGATATAGAGACAATTTCTGTTTGCTTTCCTCTATTGACGCATTTGTCGTTAAGTTATGATTTAAGAGATGGAGTGCTTCATTATGGCTTGCAGGGTTTGTCTTGTTTGATGAATGTGGTGGTGTTAGAACTTGGATGGACTGTAATCAGTGATCTTTTCTCAGTTTGGGTGGCTGGACTTTTGGAAGGATGTCCCAATTTGAAAAAACTGGTTGTGCATGGTCATGTTTCAGAGGTAAAAACACATGAAGAGTGCCAAATTCTTTCCAGATTCTCTGAATTCATTCTTCAACTAGGAAGAAAATATGGGCATGtaaaatttgagtttgaatACGAGTAG
- the LOC106757288 gene encoding protein TERMINAL FLOWER 1 has product MARMPLEPLIVGRVIGEVLDSFTTTTKMTVTYNKKQVYNGHEFFPSSINIKPKVEIEGDDMRSFFTLIMTDPDVPGPSDPYLREHLHWIVTDIPGTTDATFGKELVSYEIPKPNIGIHRFVFVLFKQKRRQCVTPPTSRDQFNTRSFAAQNELGLPVAAVYFNAQRETAARRR; this is encoded by the exons ATGGCAAGAATGCCTTTGGAACCTCTTATAGTGGGGAGAGTCATAGGAGAGGTTCTTGACTCTTTTACCACAACCACAAAAATGACTGTGACTTATAACAAAAAGCAAGTCTACAATGGCCATGAGTTTTTCCCTTCATCTATCAACATCAAACCCAAGGTTGAGATTGAGGGTGATGATATGAGATCCTTTTTCACACTG ATCATGACAGACCCTGATGTTCCAGGCCCTAGTGACCCTTATCTGAGAGAACACTTGCACTG GATAGTGACAGACATTCCAGGCACAACAGATGCTACATTTG GGAAAGAGTTGGTGAGCTATGAGATCCCGAAACCTAATATTGGGATCCATAGGTTTGTGTTTGTCCTGTTCAAGCAAAAGCGTAGGCAGTGTGTTACTCCACCAACTTCAAGGGATCAGTTCAACACACGCAGTTTCGCAGCACAGAACGAGCTTGGGCTCCCAGTGGCTGCTGTCTACTTCAATGCACAGAGGGAAACGGCTGCAAGAAGACGCTAG
- the LOC106756833 gene encoding uncharacterized protein LOC106756833 isoform X2 yields MGSGVNRKLSAASTRAHSSNQNKTTSVHFPSVFAVLFIVLVAWGYQAIQPPPSKLCGSPSGPPITAPRIKLRDGRNLAYKEHGVPKDVANHKIIFVHGFDACRHDAYVAKTLSPDVAEDLGVYIVSFDRPGYGESDPHPSQTVKSLALDIEELADKLGLGSKFYIIGFSLGGQVVWRCLKYIPHRLAGAVLIAPVLNYWWTGLPRNLTNEVFYRQKLQDQWTLGVAHYIPWLTYWWNTQTWFPSSSLIADSLDLLSLQDKELLPKRKDRKNHVGEVRQQGEHESVHRDLIVAFGSWEFSPLDLENPFPNKEGLVHIWQGDQDLIVPVKVQRYIAQKLPWIQYHELQGAGHLFPHLDGISDTIVKSLLNAQ; encoded by the exons atggGGAGTGGAGTGAACAGAAAACTTTCTGCAGCATCAACCCGTGCTCATTCCTCGaaccaaaacaaaaccactTCAGTTCACTTCCCTTCAG TGTTCGCTGTACTGTTCATCGTGCTCGTAGCATGGGGTTATCAGGCAATTCAACCTCCTCCATCAAAGTTGTGTGGTTCTCCTAGTGGCCCCCCTATAACAGCACCCAGAATCAAGCTAAGAGATGGACGGAATTTAGCATACAAAGAGCATGGTGTTCCAAAAGATGTAGCCAATCACAAAATCATCTTTGTTCATGGTTTTGATGCTTGCAGGCATGATGCCTATGTTGCAAAAACCTTATCAcct GATGTTGCTGAGGATTTAGGGGTCTACattgtatcttttgacagaCCAGGGTATGGAGAGAGTGATCCTCATCCAAGCCAAACAGTGAAGAGCTTGGCATTAGATATAGAAGAACTTGCTGATAAATTGGGACTAGGATCCAAATTCTACATAATAGGTTTCTCTCTTGGGGGTCAGGTTGTTTGGAGGTGCCTTAAGTACATCCCTCACAG GTTGGCAGGTGCGGTGCTGATAGCCCCAGTGTTGAACTACTGGTGGACTGGTCTTCCTAGAAACTTAACAAATGAAGTCTTTTACCGACAAAAACTACAAGACCAGTGGACACTTGGTGTTGCTCACTATATACCTTGGCTAACTTACTGGTGGAACACTCAAACATGGtttccatcttcttctttaatTGCTGACAGTTTAGATCTTCTTTCCCTTCAAGACAAAGAACTTTTGCCTAAGAGGAAAGATCGAAAGAATCATGTG GGTGAGGTAAGACAGCAGGGAGAACATGAAAGTGTACACAGAGATCTAATTGTTGCATTTGGTAGCTGGGAATTTAGTCCTTTGGATCTGGAAAATCCATTTCCAAATAAAGAGGGTTTGGTTCATATTTGGCAAGGAGATCAAGATTTGATAGTGCCTGTTAAAGTGCAAAGATACATTGCACAAAAGCTTCCATGGATTCAATATCACGAGCTTCAAGGTGCTGGCCATTTGTTCCCTCATCTTGATGGTATCAGTGATACCATTGTTAAGTCACTTTTAAATGCCCAGTAG
- the LOC106756833 gene encoding uncharacterized protein LOC106756833 isoform X1, producing the protein MGSGVNRKLSAASTRAHSSNQNKTTSVHFPSGILRTVFAVLFIVLVAWGYQAIQPPPSKLCGSPSGPPITAPRIKLRDGRNLAYKEHGVPKDVANHKIIFVHGFDACRHDAYVAKTLSPDVAEDLGVYIVSFDRPGYGESDPHPSQTVKSLALDIEELADKLGLGSKFYIIGFSLGGQVVWRCLKYIPHRLAGAVLIAPVLNYWWTGLPRNLTNEVFYRQKLQDQWTLGVAHYIPWLTYWWNTQTWFPSSSLIADSLDLLSLQDKELLPKRKDRKNHVGEVRQQGEHESVHRDLIVAFGSWEFSPLDLENPFPNKEGLVHIWQGDQDLIVPVKVQRYIAQKLPWIQYHELQGAGHLFPHLDGISDTIVKSLLNAQ; encoded by the exons atggGGAGTGGAGTGAACAGAAAACTTTCTGCAGCATCAACCCGTGCTCATTCCTCGaaccaaaacaaaaccactTCAGTTCACTTCCCTTCAG GAATTTTGAGAACAGTGTTCGCTGTACTGTTCATCGTGCTCGTAGCATGGGGTTATCAGGCAATTCAACCTCCTCCATCAAAGTTGTGTGGTTCTCCTAGTGGCCCCCCTATAACAGCACCCAGAATCAAGCTAAGAGATGGACGGAATTTAGCATACAAAGAGCATGGTGTTCCAAAAGATGTAGCCAATCACAAAATCATCTTTGTTCATGGTTTTGATGCTTGCAGGCATGATGCCTATGTTGCAAAAACCTTATCAcct GATGTTGCTGAGGATTTAGGGGTCTACattgtatcttttgacagaCCAGGGTATGGAGAGAGTGATCCTCATCCAAGCCAAACAGTGAAGAGCTTGGCATTAGATATAGAAGAACTTGCTGATAAATTGGGACTAGGATCCAAATTCTACATAATAGGTTTCTCTCTTGGGGGTCAGGTTGTTTGGAGGTGCCTTAAGTACATCCCTCACAG GTTGGCAGGTGCGGTGCTGATAGCCCCAGTGTTGAACTACTGGTGGACTGGTCTTCCTAGAAACTTAACAAATGAAGTCTTTTACCGACAAAAACTACAAGACCAGTGGACACTTGGTGTTGCTCACTATATACCTTGGCTAACTTACTGGTGGAACACTCAAACATGGtttccatcttcttctttaatTGCTGACAGTTTAGATCTTCTTTCCCTTCAAGACAAAGAACTTTTGCCTAAGAGGAAAGATCGAAAGAATCATGTG GGTGAGGTAAGACAGCAGGGAGAACATGAAAGTGTACACAGAGATCTAATTGTTGCATTTGGTAGCTGGGAATTTAGTCCTTTGGATCTGGAAAATCCATTTCCAAATAAAGAGGGTTTGGTTCATATTTGGCAAGGAGATCAAGATTTGATAGTGCCTGTTAAAGTGCAAAGATACATTGCACAAAAGCTTCCATGGATTCAATATCACGAGCTTCAAGGTGCTGGCCATTTGTTCCCTCATCTTGATGGTATCAGTGATACCATTGTTAAGTCACTTTTAAATGCCCAGTAG
- the LOC106757375 gene encoding protein ABSCISIC ACID-INSENSITIVE 5 — MVVEESEMNSQQDGNKNHHSQFPPSSIGRQTSIYSLTLDEFQHSLCETGKNFGSMNMDEFISSVWNAEENQAIITSSNVPLSQPFTDKDPTTLRKQPSLPRQPSLSLPPPLSRKTVDEVWSQIQKEQHDSTNNNDVLNNTESAPRQPTFGEMTLEDFLVKAGVVREQPSAPPQLSHHSHHLQHQQQPQPQPQQQQHYPSNNGAMPGMGSPFVGRNVIGAVSNVVAPGYQVGEASGGYAVNGKRDGGAVFHQQGVSFGGSGYGMGPTMGMGGPVSPANSSDGIGNDCGQFGLEMGGLRGRKRIGDGPVEKVVERRQRRMIKNRESAARSRARKQAYTVELEAELNQLKEENAQLRQALAELERRRKQQIFEELSNISVQANAQKVKEKDKLRALRRYMSYP; from the exons ATGGTGGTTGAAGAGAGTGAGATGAATTCCCAACAAGATGGCAACAAGAACCACCATTCTCAGTTCCCACCATCGTCCATTGGAAGACAGACATCCATATATTCTCTTACACTCGACGAGTTCCAGCACAGTCTATGCGAGACTGGCAAAAACTTCGGTTCCATGAACATGGACGAGTTTATCAGTAGCGTCTGGAACGCTGAAGAGAATCAAGCCATAATAACCTCTTCCAATGTCCCTCTCTCCCAACCCTTCACTGACAAAGATCCAACAACGCTAAGGAAACAACCAAGCCTACCTCGCCAACCCTCACTCTCTCTCCCTCCACCTCTATCCAGGAAAACCGTCGATGAAGTTTGGTCCCAGATTCAGAAAGAACAACACGACAGCACTAACAACAACGATGTTCTGAATAATACCGAGTCTGCCCCTCGCCAGCCCACTTTCGGTGAGATGACTTTGGAGGACTTTTTGGTCAAGGCTGGGGTGGTTCGGGAACAACCATCTGCACCACCACAGTTGTCTCATCACTCTCACCACCTCCAACACCAGCAGCAGCCGCAGCCGCAGCCGCAGCAGCAGCAGCATTACCCGAGTAACAACGGTGCAATGCCGGGAATGGGTTCTCCTTTTGTTGGTAGGAATGTTATTGGTGCAGTGAGTAACGTGGTTGCACCGGGTTACCAAGTGGGTGAGGCTTCTGGTGGGTATGCTGTAAACGGTAAGAGGGACGGTGGTGCGGTGTTTCATCAGCAAGGTGTTTCCTTTGGAGGAAGTGGGTATGGGATGGGTCCCACGATGGGAATGGGTGGGCCTGTGAGTCCTGCTAATTCTTCTGACGGAATAGGGAATGATTGTGGGCAGTTTGGGCTTGAGATGGGTGGTTTGAGAGGTAGAAAGAGGATAGGGGATGGTCCTGTGGAAAAGGTGGTGGAGAGGAGGCAAAGGAGAATGATCAAGAATAGAGAGTCAGCTGCCAGATCTAGAGCCAGAAAACAG GCATACACTGTTGAATTAGAAGCGGAACTAAACCAACTAAAAGAAGAGAACGCCCAACTGAGACAGGCGTTG GCTGAGCTcgagagaagaagaaagcaaCAG ATTTTTGAAGAATTAAGCAATATTAGCGTTCAAGCAAACGCTcagaaagtaaaagagaaagataaactGAGAGCTTTGAGAAGGTACATGAGTTATCCTTAG